In a genomic window of Methylovirgula sp. 4M-Z18:
- the carA gene encoding glutamine-hydrolyzing carbamoyl-phosphate synthase small subunit, with protein sequence MTAIQAKPAPAWEETTATAVLVLSDGTVLEGRGIGATGQAVGEVCFNTAMTGYEEILTDPSYAGQIITFTFPHIGNVGTNEEDIETVNMAAASGVRGCILQADITNPSNFRATRHLDQWLKARGIIGLAGLDTRALTARIREKGMPNAVIAHAPDGQFHMAALKQEAAAWPGIDGMDLVPDVTTAQRYGWDEATWHLGQGYGGAGEAKHHVVAIDYGVKRNILRLLTAAGCKVTVVPATASAGEILALQPDGVFLSNGPGDPAETGKYAVPVIQTLLERKVPTFGICLGHQMMALAVGAKTLKMHQGHHGANHPVKDFTTDKVEIVSMNHGFAVNRETLPANATETHVSLFDGSNCGIALTDRPAFSVQHHPEASPGPQDSHYLFLRFVKMMEAAKAG encoded by the coding sequence ATGACTGCCATTCAAGCTAAACCCGCGCCCGCGTGGGAAGAAACCACCGCGACCGCGGTTCTCGTTCTGTCCGATGGGACGGTTCTGGAAGGACGCGGGATCGGCGCGACCGGGCAGGCCGTGGGCGAAGTCTGTTTCAATACCGCTATGACGGGTTATGAGGAAATACTGACCGATCCGTCCTATGCGGGGCAGATCATCACCTTCACCTTCCCGCATATCGGCAACGTCGGCACCAATGAGGAAGACATCGAAACGGTGAATATGGCCGCGGCGTCCGGAGTGCGCGGTTGCATCCTGCAGGCGGACATCACCAATCCGTCGAACTTCCGCGCGACGCGGCACCTCGATCAATGGCTCAAGGCGCGCGGCATCATCGGTCTGGCCGGTCTCGATACCAGGGCATTGACCGCGCGGATCCGCGAAAAGGGCATGCCCAATGCGGTGATCGCCCACGCGCCGGACGGCCAATTCCACATGGCGGCGCTCAAGCAGGAAGCGGCGGCTTGGCCCGGCATCGACGGCATGGATCTCGTGCCCGACGTCACGACGGCCCAGCGTTATGGTTGGGATGAGGCGACCTGGCATCTGGGGCAGGGGTATGGCGGAGCCGGCGAGGCGAAGCATCATGTGGTCGCCATCGATTACGGTGTGAAGCGGAATATTTTGCGGCTTCTGACCGCTGCCGGCTGCAAGGTCACGGTCGTTCCGGCAACGGCCAGCGCGGGCGAGATTCTGGCGCTGCAGCCGGATGGCGTGTTTCTGTCGAACGGGCCAGGCGATCCGGCGGAGACCGGCAAATATGCTGTACCGGTCATTCAAACCCTGCTGGAGCGCAAGGTGCCGACCTTCGGCATCTGTCTCGGCCACCAGATGATGGCTCTCGCCGTCGGCGCGAAGACCCTGAAAATGCACCAGGGACACCACGGCGCCAATCATCCGGTTAAGGATTTCACCACCGACAAGGTCGAGATTGTGTCGATGAACCACGGCTTCGCGGTGAACCGCGAGACCTTGCCGGCCAATGCGACCGAAACCCATGTGTCGCTCTTCGACGGCTCCAATTGCGGCATCGCCCTGACCGACCGCCCGGCCTTTTCGGTGCAGCATCACCCGGAGGCGAGTCCCGGCCCGCAGGACAGCCATTATTTGTTCTTGCGCTTCGTCAAGATGATGGAAGCGGCCAAGGCGGGTTAA
- a CDS encoding GatB/YqeY domain-containing protein — MREQIMASLKDAMKAGDKLKVETLRMVTSALKNRDIELRAEGKTVSAEEELALLQKLVKSRGESLDMYEKAGRQDLADKEKAEIAIIKAFLPEELGPAETEAAIKAAIAETGAASMKDMGKVIAALRAKYTGRMDFAKVSGLVKAALAG, encoded by the coding sequence ATGCGTGAACAAATAATGGCCTCCCTGAAGGACGCGATGAAGGCTGGTGACAAGCTCAAGGTCGAGACCCTGCGGATGGTGACTTCGGCCCTGAAAAACCGCGACATCGAACTGCGGGCCGAAGGCAAGACGGTGTCGGCGGAGGAAGAACTCGCCCTGTTGCAAAAGCTGGTGAAAAGCCGCGGCGAATCGCTCGACATGTACGAAAAGGCCGGCCGCCAGGATCTCGCGGATAAGGAAAAGGCGGAAATCGCCATCATCAAGGCATTCCTCCCCGAGGAACTGGGCCCGGCGGAGACGGAAGCCGCGATCAAGGCCGCGATCGCGGAAACCGGCGCCGCCAGCATGAAGGACATGGGCAAGGTGATCGCGGCTTTGCGCGCGAAATATACCGGCCGGATGGATTTCGCCAAAGTGAGCGGCCTAGTGAAAGCGGCGCTCGCCGGCTGA
- a CDS encoding UDP-glucose dehydrogenase family protein encodes MRITIIGTGYVGLVSGTCLADVGNDVLCLDVNPEKIGILQAGGIPIYEPGLQEMVKRNVVAGRLKFTTDVAEAVRHGTIQFVAVGTPPDEDGSADLQYVLGAARNIGRLMTDYKVIVDKSTVPVGTGDKVRAAVADELQKRGASVPFSVVSNPEFLKEGAAVEDFMRPNRIVIGAEDERSSQLMRALYAPFQRNHERIIVTDVRSAELIKYAANAMLATRISFMNELANLAEVLGADIELVRQGIGSDPRIGYHFLYPGCGYGGSCFPKDVKALIKTAKDDGGIDLKVLAAVEEANDLQKHVLARKLKRKFGDLRGKHFALWGLAFKPNTDDMREAPSRALIEDLFAMGATVTAYDPVAMHETQRIYRDEARLRYADTPMGALNDADALIIATEWKEFRSPDFDAIKSSLKTPMIFDGRNLYEPKVVQEAGIEYFAIGRGVQ; translated from the coding sequence GTGCGGATCACGATCATTGGTACGGGCTATGTCGGCCTGGTGAGCGGCACCTGCCTAGCTGACGTCGGCAACGACGTGTTGTGTCTCGACGTCAATCCGGAGAAAATCGGCATTCTGCAAGCGGGCGGCATTCCGATTTACGAGCCCGGGCTGCAGGAAATGGTCAAGCGTAACGTGGTAGCCGGCCGCCTGAAGTTTACGACCGATGTGGCGGAGGCCGTGCGGCACGGCACCATTCAGTTCGTCGCGGTAGGAACCCCGCCCGACGAGGACGGTTCGGCCGACCTGCAATATGTGCTCGGCGCCGCCCGGAATATCGGGCGCCTGATGACCGATTATAAAGTCATCGTCGACAAGAGCACCGTTCCGGTCGGCACCGGCGACAAAGTCCGTGCCGCGGTGGCGGACGAATTGCAGAAGCGCGGCGCGAGCGTGCCGTTCAGCGTCGTCTCGAACCCCGAATTCCTCAAGGAAGGCGCGGCGGTCGAAGATTTCATGCGTCCCAACCGGATCGTCATCGGTGCCGAGGACGAGCGTTCGAGCCAGCTCATGCGCGCGCTTTATGCGCCGTTCCAGCGCAACCACGAACGCATCATCGTGACGGATGTCAGGAGCGCTGAGCTCATCAAATATGCCGCCAATGCGATGCTGGCGACCCGCATCAGCTTCATGAACGAGCTTGCCAATCTCGCCGAAGTGCTGGGTGCCGACATCGAACTCGTGCGCCAGGGCATCGGTTCGGATCCACGCATCGGCTACCACTTCCTTTATCCCGGCTGCGGCTATGGCGGATCGTGCTTTCCCAAGGACGTCAAAGCCTTGATCAAGACGGCCAAGGACGACGGCGGCATCGATCTCAAGGTGCTGGCGGCGGTGGAAGAGGCCAACGACCTGCAAAAGCATGTGCTGGCGCGGAAACTCAAGCGCAAATTCGGCGATTTGCGCGGCAAGCATTTCGCGCTGTGGGGGCTCGCCTTCAAGCCCAATACCGACGACATGCGCGAAGCGCCGAGCCGCGCATTGATCGAAGATCTATTTGCCATGGGCGCCACGGTCACCGCTTACGATCCGGTGGCAATGCACGAAACGCAGCGCATTTATCGCGATGAGGCGCGTCTGCGCTATGCCGATACCCCCATGGGCGCGCTGAATGACGCCGATGCGCTGATTATCGCGACGGAATGGAAAGAATTCCGCAGTCCGGATTTCGACGCCATCAAAAGCAGCCTCAAAACTCCGATGATCTTTGACGGCCGCAATCTCTACGAGCCTAAAGTGGTTCAAGAGGCCGGGATCGAATATTTTGCCATTGGTCGGGGGGTGCAATGA
- a CDS encoding UDP-glucuronic acid decarboxylase family protein yields the protein MKRILVTGGAGFLGSHLCERLIAAGHDVLCVDNYFTGSKNNIAHLLSHPHFELMRHDVTFPLYVEVDQIYNLACPASPVHYQYDPVQTTKTSVHGAINMLGLAKRVKARILQASTSEVYGDPEVHPQHESYWGKVNPIGIRSCYDEGKRCAETLFFDYWRQHRLQIKVMRIFNTYGPRMHPNDGRVVSNFIVQALRGEDITIYGDGSQTRSFCYVDDLIEGMIRLMESPEETTGPINIGNPGEFTILALAEHVIRLIGSKSKIIRLPLPQDDPKQRQPDITQAQKLLQWQPTVELENGLKRTIDYFRSIVA from the coding sequence ATGAAACGCATATTGGTGACGGGAGGCGCCGGCTTTCTCGGCTCGCACCTGTGCGAACGCCTGATCGCGGCCGGACACGACGTGTTGTGCGTCGACAATTATTTCACCGGCAGCAAGAATAATATCGCACATTTGTTGAGCCACCCGCATTTCGAACTCATGCGGCACGATGTGACCTTCCCGCTCTACGTGGAGGTCGATCAGATCTACAATCTCGCCTGCCCCGCCTCGCCGGTGCACTATCAATACGATCCCGTGCAGACGACGAAAACCAGCGTGCACGGCGCGATCAACATGCTCGGCCTCGCTAAAAGGGTGAAGGCGCGCATTTTGCAAGCCTCGACCTCTGAGGTCTATGGCGACCCGGAAGTGCATCCCCAGCACGAAAGCTATTGGGGCAAGGTCAACCCGATCGGCATCCGCTCCTGCTACGACGAAGGCAAGCGCTGCGCCGAAACGCTGTTTTTCGACTATTGGCGGCAGCATCGGCTGCAGATCAAGGTCATGCGCATCTTCAACACCTACGGTCCGCGCATGCATCCGAACGACGGCCGCGTGGTGAGCAATTTCATCGTGCAGGCGCTGCGTGGCGAAGACATCACGATCTACGGCGACGGTTCGCAGACGCGCAGTTTCTGCTACGTCGACGACCTGATCGAGGGCATGATCCGGCTGATGGAAAGCCCGGAGGAGACCACCGGCCCGATCAACATCGGCAATCCCGGCGAGTTCACCATTCTCGCGCTTGCCGAACATGTCATCCGTCTCATCGGCAGCAAGTCAAAAATCATTCGCCTGCCCCTGCCCCAGGACGATCCGAAACAGCGCCAGCCCGACATTACGCAGGCGCAGAAACTCCTGCAGTGGCAACCGACGGTCGAGCTGGAGAACGGTCTGAAGCGGACCATCGACTATTTCCGGAGCATCGTCGCGTGA
- a CDS encoding glycosyltransferase, with amino-acid sequence MINADAHKLVIITPVYEDFEASGKLFAELHRLFGDTVYVVAIDDGSVRQPLTIDHLAKNGFAGSLISLRRNVGHQKAIAIGLSYAAKHMRDDQFAVVMDSDGEDVPASIEALLRAIDADHVDVVVARRKSRVESLRFKAFYAIYKRIFHLLSGREISFGNFMALRARSVQRLAAMSETWIHVAGAVLASKLRVSFCPLDRGARYAGRSKMNFVGLVLHGLRGLMVFAEDVLVRVGIACAFIGGLSIFGGALTLLLKLLGYATPGWASLSVGLLVLVFLQTGTLALMTLMQTGANRNDLIVKEGAYQDFVASVTLTP; translated from the coding sequence GTGATCAATGCGGACGCTCATAAGCTGGTCATCATCACGCCGGTTTACGAGGATTTCGAAGCCTCGGGAAAGCTCTTCGCGGAGCTCCACCGATTGTTCGGCGATACGGTCTATGTGGTTGCCATCGACGATGGCTCGGTGCGCCAGCCGTTGACGATCGACCACCTGGCCAAGAACGGGTTCGCCGGCTCGCTGATCTCGCTGCGGCGCAATGTCGGTCATCAAAAGGCAATCGCCATCGGCCTGAGCTATGCGGCCAAGCATATGCGCGACGATCAATTTGCCGTCGTCATGGATTCCGATGGCGAAGACGTTCCCGCCTCGATCGAGGCGCTGCTTCGGGCTATCGACGCGGATCACGTAGACGTGGTCGTCGCGCGCCGCAAGAGCCGCGTCGAATCGCTGCGGTTCAAAGCCTTCTACGCAATCTATAAACGCATTTTCCATCTCCTCTCCGGACGCGAAATCAGCTTCGGCAATTTCATGGCCCTGCGCGCGCGCAGCGTCCAGCGGCTTGCGGCGATGAGCGAAACTTGGATCCACGTGGCCGGCGCGGTCCTCGCCTCGAAATTGCGGGTGAGCTTTTGCCCGCTCGATCGTGGGGCCCGCTATGCCGGCCGCAGCAAAATGAACTTTGTCGGCCTCGTCCTGCACGGTCTGCGCGGGCTGATGGTTTTCGCCGAAGACGTGCTGGTGCGCGTCGGCATCGCTTGCGCCTTCATCGGCGGATTGTCGATCTTCGGCGGCGCGCTCACGCTGCTCCTCAAGCTGCTGGGATACGCGACACCGGGCTGGGCATCGCTCTCCGTCGGTCTTCTGGTGCTGGTGTTCTTGCAGACCGGCACTTTGGCGCTCATGACGCTGATGCAGACGGGAGCGAACCGGAACGACTTGATCGTTAAAGAGGGAGCCTATCAGGATTTCGTCGCATCGGTAACGTTGACACCATGA
- a CDS encoding GtrA family protein — protein MSDDAKRAEIARIGRYIINGLFAAGVNYGVLKFNLLVLGVQSVWVAGFIANVFGIAVSFIGSRYFVFEGAHAPWGEQAMRFLTLYGVIACLCSLVYFLVVDRAHYSVEIGFVLQTALQVACSYIGNKKLVFST, from the coding sequence ATGTCCGATGATGCAAAGCGTGCCGAAATCGCACGGATAGGCAGGTACATCATCAACGGCCTGTTCGCGGCGGGGGTCAATTACGGCGTGTTGAAATTCAATTTGCTCGTTCTTGGCGTTCAATCCGTTTGGGTCGCCGGCTTCATCGCCAACGTGTTCGGCATCGCGGTCTCCTTCATCGGCTCGCGCTATTTCGTCTTCGAGGGCGCGCACGCGCCTTGGGGCGAGCAAGCGATGCGTTTCCTGACTTTGTACGGTGTGATCGCCTGCCTGTGCTCGCTCGTTTATTTCCTTGTGGTCGATCGCGCACATTACAGTGTCGAAATCGGCTTTGTTCTCCAGACGGCGCTGCAGGTGGCTTGCAGCTACATTGGCAATAAGAAATTGGTGTTCAGTACATGA
- a CDS encoding nuclear transport factor 2 family protein has protein sequence MSITELNKARIPRDFVSEREMTIDPVALTAAYHAAINALDFEMVDGFFAANVVYHSDGIGSLYGRASVMSSFKSYFERFADQTATDEKIEQMDPRAARAIWTLTATDTSTGEPIQRRGEEIVTFDEAGTIIKVYVVDY, from the coding sequence GTGAGCATCACGGAACTGAACAAAGCGCGCATTCCGCGCGATTTCGTGTCGGAGCGCGAGATGACCATCGATCCCGTCGCTTTGACTGCCGCGTATCACGCGGCGATCAATGCGCTCGATTTCGAGATGGTCGACGGCTTCTTCGCCGCCAATGTCGTCTATCATTCGGATGGGATCGGCTCGCTATATGGACGAGCCTCCGTCATGTCGTCCTTTAAATCTTATTTCGAACGGTTTGCGGATCAGACCGCGACTGACGAGAAGATCGAACAGATGGATCCACGCGCCGCTCGCGCGATCTGGACGCTCACCGCCACCGATACAAGCACCGGAGAGCCTATCCAGCGCCGCGGCGAGGAAATCGTCACCTTCGACGAGGCCGGCACGATCATAAAAGTCTATGTCGTGGACTATTAG
- a CDS encoding FkbM family methyltransferase — translation MAMISYAQNHEDILLWRALKHIDAGFYVDVGANDPQEDSVTKLFYDRGWRGINIEPVSEYFTRLQSERPRDINLQVAVGAEDGSGSFYETKTRGWATSDRTIGEEYVQKGEALKVEVERRSLDSIFGQCNPPAIHFLKIDVEGAEKEVLAGLDFQRFRPWIIVVEALDPIDHRDRSQEWEAAILAGGYDKVYFDGLNRYYLAAEHSDLRPAFAAQPNVLDGFRRASEVWQEEALIKHHAVIQAQADALAQAERQLAEAEAKHARESEQQAKSRDDALRRATRYAEQVRELRRTILARDVALAQMQQRANEAEANYQGVLSSNFWRATAPLRRLVETSPPGTRLYARRGVKAAWWAVTPWRIPARLRFIQERNAAETKLRADQEKSRPIAARPDTVDVEILPAEPYATPRPKGKRTLYVFVDHTVRCDVNTGIQRVARGLAAGLMQIGERVRFVKWDWALQRCVFLDQDERDDFARWNGPEVTGDEDDIYPPAGAPAVPVPRTSYGANNWLIVPEVTHMTPHPQPLTDRLIQWARTFGLRSSFVFHDAIPLRRLELEHVAGIHRKYMQDLRKADVIWPNSDWSKADLLSFWATRGDEADQVIPEVTTFPLPGGSSRRARITEIAPSDPLILSVGSIEPRKNQLALVRAFQTYRRAHPESPWRLQLVGNLHPDVHAEIMRAQAEDAAISYLGHISDEELDHLYRTCAFTAFPSLEEGFGLPILESLWYAKPCVCADFGAMAEVAREGGCLMVDVRDEARLHDALVSLIDTPELRHKLEVAAITRPISSWADYARLASARLDREEHPLAALGPIYFWMDGTVDFPKNTGIQRVARQLARNLMDLGAKVIAVKWDKKAGQLQPVSDEEYEFLAHWNGPAPEQWHEWIEPEPRDSRGWFIMPELPLHLSTMEQEHVLTYVHDHGLKAMAVFYDAIPWKMREIYPEHFSRAHYEYMGVLSGYDLLLSISDFSRRDFIHDLATMSGRSQKARETIKVAVLPGEFAESERVTTIHAKPAGAPLTILSVGTVEHRKNHLAMIEAFLAAKSSSNVPMTLVIAGRDCVPELTEKITHIVAREPSIVWEMHADDVRLRELYDECDYTIYPSVEEGFGLPILESLWFGKPCVCADFGAMVEVARSGGCLTVDVRNPHAIADAIHKMSDDVYRKRLAEEAVTLHFKSWREYSEEVIVRLAQFTPRGFLDEIPLDGAEIERRAREMRV, via the coding sequence ATGGCAATGATCTCATACGCGCAAAATCACGAAGACATCCTTTTGTGGCGCGCGCTCAAACATATCGACGCGGGCTTTTATGTCGATGTGGGGGCCAACGATCCGCAAGAAGATTCGGTCACGAAGCTATTTTATGACCGCGGCTGGCGCGGCATCAACATCGAGCCCGTGTCCGAGTATTTCACCCGCCTTCAATCGGAGCGGCCGCGCGACATCAATCTGCAGGTTGCGGTGGGGGCGGAGGACGGTTCAGGTTCATTTTATGAGACGAAGACACGCGGCTGGGCGACGTCGGATCGCACGATCGGCGAAGAGTATGTGCAAAAGGGCGAAGCCCTGAAAGTCGAGGTCGAAAGGCGGAGCCTCGATTCCATCTTTGGACAATGTAATCCGCCGGCGATTCACTTTCTGAAAATCGATGTCGAAGGGGCCGAAAAGGAGGTTCTTGCCGGGCTCGATTTTCAGCGCTTTCGCCCGTGGATCATCGTGGTCGAAGCGCTCGATCCCATCGACCACCGGGACCGGTCGCAAGAATGGGAGGCCGCCATTCTCGCAGGCGGCTACGACAAGGTCTATTTCGATGGGCTCAACCGGTATTATTTGGCCGCCGAGCATTCTGATTTGCGTCCCGCCTTTGCCGCGCAGCCAAATGTCCTGGACGGGTTCCGCCGGGCATCGGAGGTTTGGCAAGAAGAGGCCTTGATCAAGCATCACGCGGTCATCCAGGCGCAAGCGGATGCGCTGGCGCAAGCCGAACGCCAGCTTGCGGAAGCGGAAGCGAAACATGCCCGCGAGAGCGAGCAACAGGCCAAGAGCCGCGATGACGCTCTGCGTCGCGCGACGCGTTATGCGGAGCAGGTCAGAGAGTTGCGCCGCACGATTCTGGCGCGGGATGTGGCATTGGCGCAGATGCAGCAGCGGGCGAACGAGGCCGAGGCGAATTACCAAGGCGTCTTGTCGTCAAATTTTTGGCGCGCGACTGCGCCGTTGCGCCGCCTCGTCGAAACATCTCCGCCGGGCACGCGTCTTTATGCGCGGCGCGGCGTGAAAGCGGCCTGGTGGGCCGTGACGCCGTGGCGGATTCCCGCGCGCCTCCGCTTCATCCAGGAGCGTAACGCTGCCGAAACGAAGCTGCGCGCGGATCAGGAAAAATCGCGCCCGATCGCGGCGCGTCCCGATACGGTCGACGTCGAGATTCTGCCGGCGGAGCCCTATGCTACGCCGCGGCCCAAGGGCAAGCGAACGCTCTACGTTTTTGTCGATCACACGGTGCGCTGCGACGTCAATACCGGCATTCAACGGGTGGCGCGCGGGCTCGCTGCCGGGCTGATGCAAATCGGGGAGCGGGTCCGCTTCGTGAAGTGGGATTGGGCGTTGCAGCGTTGCGTTTTTCTTGACCAGGACGAGCGCGATGACTTTGCCCGCTGGAACGGCCCCGAAGTCACCGGCGATGAGGACGATATTTACCCGCCCGCCGGAGCGCCAGCCGTTCCCGTGCCGCGAACGAGCTATGGCGCCAACAATTGGTTGATCGTGCCGGAAGTGACGCACATGACGCCGCATCCGCAACCCTTAACCGACAGGCTCATTCAGTGGGCGCGCACGTTTGGATTGCGCTCGAGCTTTGTCTTTCACGACGCCATTCCGCTGCGCCGGCTCGAACTTGAACACGTGGCAGGCATCCATCGCAAATACATGCAGGATTTGCGGAAGGCGGATGTGATCTGGCCCAACTCCGATTGGTCGAAGGCCGATCTGCTGAGCTTTTGGGCGACGCGCGGCGATGAGGCCGATCAGGTCATTCCCGAAGTGACGACATTTCCTTTGCCGGGCGGCTCGTCGCGCCGTGCCCGCATCACCGAGATCGCGCCGAGCGATCCGCTTATTTTGAGCGTCGGATCGATCGAGCCACGCAAGAATCAGCTGGCGCTGGTTCGCGCCTTCCAAACCTATCGGCGCGCGCATCCTGAGAGCCCCTGGCGTTTGCAACTCGTCGGCAATCTGCATCCGGATGTGCATGCAGAAATCATGCGGGCGCAGGCCGAGGATGCGGCGATCAGCTATCTGGGGCATATTTCGGATGAAGAACTGGACCATCTTTACCGGACTTGCGCCTTCACCGCCTTTCCGTCGCTGGAAGAGGGCTTCGGTCTGCCGATTCTCGAAAGCCTCTGGTATGCGAAACCTTGTGTCTGCGCGGATTTCGGTGCCATGGCGGAAGTCGCCCGCGAGGGCGGCTGCCTGATGGTCGATGTGCGTGACGAGGCGCGGCTGCACGATGCGCTCGTTTCCTTGATCGACACGCCGGAACTGCGCCACAAGCTGGAGGTCGCCGCGATCACCCGTCCCATTTCATCTTGGGCCGACTATGCGCGATTGGCGAGTGCGCGGCTCGATCGCGAGGAGCATCCGCTCGCGGCGCTCGGCCCCATCTATTTTTGGATGGACGGCACCGTCGATTTCCCGAAGAACACGGGCATTCAGCGTGTTGCACGACAATTGGCGCGCAATCTCATGGATTTGGGCGCCAAGGTCATCGCGGTCAAATGGGACAAAAAAGCGGGCCAATTGCAGCCGGTTTCCGACGAAGAATATGAATTTTTGGCGCACTGGAACGGACCGGCGCCAGAGCAATGGCATGAATGGATCGAGCCGGAACCGCGCGACAGCCGAGGCTGGTTCATCATGCCGGAGTTGCCGTTGCATCTCAGTACGATGGAGCAGGAGCACGTTCTCACCTATGTGCATGATCACGGATTGAAGGCGATGGCGGTGTTCTATGACGCCATTCCCTGGAAGATGCGAGAGATTTACCCCGAGCATTTCTCGCGGGCCCATTACGAATATATGGGTGTCCTCAGCGGTTATGATCTGCTTCTGTCGATTTCGGATTTCAGCCGGCGCGATTTCATCCATGATCTGGCGACGATGTCCGGACGGTCGCAGAAGGCGCGCGAGACCATCAAAGTAGCGGTTCTTCCCGGCGAGTTTGCCGAAAGCGAACGCGTGACGACGATTCATGCGAAACCCGCCGGCGCGCCTTTGACGATCCTGAGTGTCGGGACGGTCGAGCATCGCAAAAATCATCTTGCGATGATTGAAGCCTTTCTTGCGGCAAAGAGTAGCAGCAATGTGCCGATGACCCTCGTCATTGCCGGCCGTGACTGCGTTCCCGAACTCACCGAAAAGATCACGCATATCGTCGCGCGCGAACCGTCGATCGTCTGGGAGATGCATGCGGACGATGTGCGCTTGCGCGAGCTTTACGATGAGTGCGACTACACAATCTATCCATCGGTGGAAGAAGGGTTTGGCTTACCCATTCTCGAGAGTCTATGGTTTGGCAAACCATGTGTCTGCGCCGATTTCGGCGCCATGGTCGAGGTCGCGCGCTCCGGCGGATGCCTGACCGTCGATGTGCGCAATCCGCATGCGATTGCCGATGCCATCCACAAGATGAGTGACGACGTTTATCGCAAGCGGCTTGCCGAAGAGGCCGTCACCCTGCATTTTAAGTCGTGGCGCGAATATAGCGAAGAGGTCATCGTGCGGCTCGCCCAATTCACGCCGAGAGGGTTCTTGGACGAAATCCCGCTCGATGGCGCTGAGATCGAGCGCCGCGCGAGGGAAATGCGCGTTTAA